The sequence GCGATCGAGTGGGACAAGCTGGTGGTTGCGCAAGTCGACGAGCGTTGGGTGTCGCCGGACCACGCTGACAGCAATAGTCGCCTGATTCGCGAGCATCTGTTGACCGGGCCGGCAGCGGCGGCTCGCTTCGTGCCGATGAAGAATGAGGCGCCGGATGCCTACGCTGGGCAGGCCGAGTGCGAGGCGGCGTTGGCGGCGCTGCCGCGTCCGTTCGACGTGATCTTGCTGGGAATGGGGGAAGATGGACATACGGCCTCGCTGTTCCCGGGCGCTTCCGAGCTTTCGGTTGGCCTGAGCAGTGAAGACCTGTGCCTCGCCGTCACGCCGCCAGCGGCGCCGCATCAACGCATGTCACTGACATTGAACGGTCTGCTCGACAGTCGGTTGCTGGTCCTGCAGATTGGCGGGGCCGCCAAGGAGGCGGTTTACCGGTCCGCGCTGGCGCCGGGGCCGATCGAGGACATGCCGATTCGGGCCGTTCTTCGCCAGAACAAGGTTCCGTTGGATGTGTGGTTGAGCTAGGCCTTGCATGATTGGACCATTGCCTCCGCAACGCACGTCAGTCACCCCCAATGGGGGCACACACACCGCAACAGCAAGGGATGCTCCGTGACGCTTGCCACCATCATCACCGTCTCCGACTTCGGCGTCCTGGCTGCAGGCGCGTATCAGGCGGAGAGTCCCGTGGTAACGGCCTGCGAATCGGAGCTCGAGGAACCGCTGCAGCACTTTGCGTCCGCGGCGGAGATCCAAGCGAAGGCCGCGCTTTGTGCAGACACTGGTGTTCGCAACTACGCTTTCGGGTTCTGGTATCCGTCGATGAAGGGGCAGGTTCTAGAACGAAAGCTCAGGTTTGATCCGCCCCGGAATGGCAAGTCGTACCGATACTCGCTGAGCGGCTGGGGCATCATCCGCCTTCACATTTACTGCACACCGCCCAACACATTTCAGTGCAGAGTCGCCGTCAATTCCGAATCTCGTGCCCGGTCACGTGAACGTCGATACCCGGAACTGGGCGCAGCATCCGACTGGGATTGGCGTGCCGTGGAAACCTACGCGTTCAGACTGTCTCGCAGGCTTGCGTCCATGGGCCGCACCGCACCTGTCGTCCAAGTCGAGCCTTGATCGAGCCGTTGAAGCATTCGTTCGCTCCACTCAAGTAAGACGGGGGTATGGTCTGCGACCGCTGCACGAGTTTGCTACTGCTGTGCTCTGCGCAAAGCGGCGGATGAGCGCCTTGACGCAGGCGGGAGCCGGTTGCGTCAGTGAGATCGAGATCGGCTCGGTGCGCCGATGGCGTTGTGCTTATGCCTTCTGGACCCCATCCGGCGGAACAAACGACAAAGGCCAGCGAATTCGCTGGCCTTTTCGATAGGAACAATCCTGATTTTATTGGTCGGGGTGACAGGATTCGAACCTGCGACCTCTTACTCCCGAAGCAAGCGCTCTACCAAGCTGAGCTACACCCCGCATCTGCAACTTAGACTGAATCTGTAACGCCGATTCCGCCGGTCTTTCAGCGATCCCGCTCGATCGCGAAGCGCGTCAGCGCCAGCATCGTCTCCTTGTAGGGAGAATCGGGAATTCCGGTCACCGCCGCGTGCGCCTTGTCGGCATGGCTGGCAGCGAGCGCGGCAGTGTAGTGGATCGCCCGTGTGGATTCAACGACCTTGAGCACCTCGGCGAGTCGTTCGAGCTGTCCGTTGCGAATGGCTTCGCGAATCATGCCGGACTGTGCTTCGGTGCCGTGCCGCATTGCATGAATCAAGGGTAGGGTGGGCTTGCCTTCCGCCAGGTCGGTGCCGATATTCTTGCCGCTGATCTCGGGCGGAGCCGTGTAGTCGAGCAGATCGTCGACCATCTGGAACGCCATGCCCAGCCAGTGGCCGAACTCGGCGGCCTGTTTTCGCACCGCAGGCGGCTGGTCAGCGCAGATCGCCCCCAGTTCGGCCGCGGCCTGAAACAGACGGGCGGTCTTGAGTTCGATCACGCGCAGATAGCGGGCCTCCTCGACATCGGGGTCGCCAATGTTCAGCAACTGCAGAACCTCGCCCTCGGCGATCGCGTTGGTCGCGTCGGCCAGAACCTGCATGACTTCCATGCGACCGGTTTCGACCATCATCTGAAAACTGCGGCTGTACAGGAAATCACCGGACAGCACGGCGCCGGAGTTGCCCCAGACCGCGTTGGCGGTCTCCCGGCCTCGGCGCAGCACCGATTCGTCGACGACATCGTCATGCAGCAGCGTCGAGGTATGAATGAATTCGATCACCGCCGCCAGCAGGTGAGGTTCGGCCGTCTGGCAGCCAAAGGCTCGCGCTGTCAGTACCAGCAGCGCCGGGCGCATGCGCTTGCCGCCCGCGTTGACGATGTAGTTGCCCATTTCATTGATCAACGCCACTTCTGACGTGAGTCTTTGACGGATCAGATCATCGACGCAGCGAAGGTCATCCGCGATCGGCGAGAGTATCGCTTTGAGTTCCATGGGAGCGGGGGAGAAAAGGCCCGGCGATCCTAGAGTTTGTGGGCTATTCCGTCAATTCAGCCAGGTTTGACCGGGTGCCGGCAAGACTATAGAATTCGCGCCCTTCCGGGCCGCCGGCCCGATTCGATTTGGACGTTCTGGAGTGTGCGATGTACGCCGTGATCAAGACCGGTGGCAAACAGTATAAGGTCGCCTCTGGCGAGAAACTTCGTGTGGAACTGTTGACCGCCGAGGTGGGCAGCACGATTTCCTTCGACGAAGTGCTCATGGTGGGTGAAGGTGGATCCGCCAAGGTCGGCGCTCCGCATGTGGCGGACGCGGAGGTCAAGGCCGAGGTCCTGTCCCATGGCCGTGGCGACAAGGTGCGCATCGTCAAGCACCGCCGCCGCAAGCACTATCACAAGGAACAGGGTCACCGTCAGCACTTCACCGAAGTGAAGATCACGGAGATCGTCGGCGCCTGAGGCGTCGCACGGCTTTAAGAGGAATCAGCAATGGCACATA comes from Banduia mediterranea and encodes:
- the pgl gene encoding 6-phosphogluconolactonase encodes the protein MASTIREFRHDTAAQTAVALAASVAARLQQAITARDTALLAVSGGRSPAAVFDALRGHAIEWDKLVVAQVDERWVSPDHADSNSRLIREHLLTGPAAAARFVPMKNEAPDAYAGQAECEAALAALPRPFDVILLGMGEDGHTASLFPGASELSVGLSSEDLCLAVTPPAAPHQRMSLTLNGLLDSRLLVLQIGGAAKEAVYRSALAPGPIEDMPIRAVLRQNKVPLDVWLS
- the rplU gene encoding 50S ribosomal protein L21, whose amino-acid sequence is MYAVIKTGGKQYKVASGEKLRVELLTAEVGSTISFDEVLMVGEGGSAKVGAPHVADAEVKAEVLSHGRGDKVRIVKHRRRKHYHKEQGHRQHFTEVKITEIVGA
- a CDS encoding polyprenyl synthetase family protein; translation: MELKAILSPIADDLRCVDDLIRQRLTSEVALINEMGNYIVNAGGKRMRPALLVLTARAFGCQTAEPHLLAAVIEFIHTSTLLHDDVVDESVLRRGRETANAVWGNSGAVLSGDFLYSRSFQMMVETGRMEVMQVLADATNAIAEGEVLQLLNIGDPDVEEARYLRVIELKTARLFQAAAELGAICADQPPAVRKQAAEFGHWLGMAFQMVDDLLDYTAPPEISGKNIGTDLAEGKPTLPLIHAMRHGTEAQSGMIREAIRNGQLERLAEVLKVVESTRAIHYTAALAASHADKAHAAVTGIPDSPYKETMLALTRFAIERDR